The Streptomyces halobius genomic interval TCCAGCGCGCCGTCCGGGGCGGCGATCTGCTGGGCGAACACCTTCTTCGCGACCACGGTCACCCGCACATCGCCGGTCTTGGGGATCTCCGCCTGGAACAGGTGCGCGGTCACCGCGAGCGAGTCGTCGAAGGAATCCGGATCGACGCGCTGAGCCCAGATAGCCCCGGTGTGCCCGTCCTCGCTGCGGGGCAGGCCGCGGAACGTCTTGTAGATGACACGGCCGTGTCGGGCGGCGAACTTCCGTGCCTGCTCGACGTCGTTGGTGACCAGGGTCGGCGGGATCGCAAGGCCGAGCTCGGCGAACCGCTGGAGCTGGGCGGGCTTGAAGTCCGTGCGGGTCACGGCGGACGGGTGGTTGACGTACAGCGCGCCGTGCAGGTCGTTGAGGACGCCGCCGAGTCCGTGTCTCGCCTCGGCGGCGGCGAACTCCCGCTGCTGCTGGGGCAGGTGCTCGTACCGGGCGGCGTACGGGGTGGGGCGGCGGT includes:
- a CDS encoding MvdC/MvdD family ATP grasp protein, whose product is MASTVLVVTALEDVTADWVIAALNEREVPVVRVDPPAVGPALTFGFRIGVQSPAWGGRLRTGSREVELGEVAAVYYRRPTPYAARYEHLPQQQREFAAAEARHGLGGVLNDLHGALYVNHPSAVTRTDFKPAQLQRFAELGLAIPPTLVTNDVEQARKFAARHGRVIYKTFRGLPRSEDGHTGAIWAQRVDPDSFDDSLAVTAHLFQAEIPKTGDVRVTVVAKKVFAQQIAAPDGAL